In one window of Pristiophorus japonicus isolate sPriJap1 chromosome 9, sPriJap1.hap1, whole genome shotgun sequence DNA:
- the nup133 gene encoding nuclear pore complex protein Nup133 isoform X2: MYSPRTPAGGKRSQIGCLGSPLTRSGGGFTVQGRRSVSAGGPGLLSPAWRSSLCGRSTPTRGAQYQTVGETLNYEIRSFGSSLPVKVMEAITLAEDELLSVKISENGWAWLVCGEKLIVWKIGQMPIAKLSVCKEFQLPPCDLPYIADLVALSHLNEQCSLQSVSVMAASRQGTVCYWPSLVHEESYTEITVEFGNNEWKCLTAVIGGGFFLASQKNQLLRLTPDGSGRVSSRPVQQGQGMLSGLGRRVSSLFGILTPTTDVVLNSVLWDEDNECLYTLTNSSLNKWEVDETSERHIFSWDLNRSLKEDLGDSIWGADENYEATKSGVNVQYLDLQLSKEGLVVLTAAWNHGDVPCLIYYILATVKDNGYHISDQIRVEVTEYCPVYQPHELPCQRFLIPDYSSQAAYLYTHNMVFACCTGTGRAGLPQEKLTLNMPGDGILGAGSFAGSPVLFCRNSGLVAARPKESASMLPENIEDSLALSASEAAVQCDVRQPFERAEMEPQEDKTKMLKTAFVMYCRKDIVGAQALLEEIFPYNAEMGPDSDLDIAVAQISLDLINDYPACDPRWAESVPNDGSRFSNTSLLLLHQLEDKMKAHYCLMEFLQDVELLNRLETVVVRGIPMATRLLLCEHAEKLSAAIVLKNHHTKLPDLVNAAINYALTKQNEGIPPNLTPADVFFREVSQIDVAFECLLEEEEHFLEDNNPLSLEWAQIVINVNNILKDMLHVAVHHRHNKSSFYKSEEESEQEPEYIPWTASSGPTGVRNVIVRQTDIVLNKVHPQVDTVLRNTLLEQLVALLDFYLDGYVCQLKSVDKPTQQERYNKLDLEYTQKRSHLLSQLLSLGQHQLTASLAEKYCDFDILIQLCEQTDNQTRLQRYLNQFADQNFSDFLFRWYMEKGKRGKLLSPPVSQHAQLASFLQAHEHLSWLHEINVQNFEKAHGTLLNLANLETRYFAKKKTLLSLSKLSACASDLPEDLLQERMEELTAQERYLLHQETLPMELLDKKQLNIDTMPVLAASQLISLYISDDNRSANEYDFKKALDLLNFVEKEEDCNADIDIDALKLEIFCRAIQRDDWSFDAKDDPVEAAKGTILIKVIVKLMDEEVQLKYYLPEVKDLLLSDYLVTLSSNSYFEFLLQANYEHYLKAQS, from the exons ATGTATTCCCCGCGGACTCCTGCCGGCGGCAAAAGGTCCCAGATAGGCTGCCTCGGGTCCCCACTGACCCGGAGCGGTGGCGGCTTCACGGTGCAGGGCCGGCGGAGCGTGTCGGCCGGCGGTCCGGGGCTTTTATCCCCCGCCTGGCGGTCCTCCCTGTGCGGCCG TTCAACCCCAACCAGAGGAGCACAGTATCAAACAGTTGGCGAGACCCTCAACTATGAAATCAGGAGTTTTGGATCTTCTCTTCCTGTTAAGGTTATGGAGGCTATAACACTAGCTGAAG ATGAGCTATTGAGTGTTAAAATAAGTGAAAATGGATGGGCGTGGCTAGTCTGTGGTGAAAAACTGATTGTCTGGAAGATTGGCCAGATGCCCATTGCTAAG CTGTCTGTGTGTAAAGAGTTCCAGTTGCCGCCCTGTGATCTCCCATACATTGCAGACCTGGTCGCTTTATCTCATCTGAATGAACAATGCTCCTTACAG TCTGTGTCAGTGATGGCAGCTTCCAGACAGGGAACGGTATGTTACTGGCCCAGCCTGGTCCATGAGGAATCCTACACTGAAATCACTGTGGAGTTTGGCAATAATGAGTGGAAGTGTCTGACTGCTGTAATA GGAGGTGGATTTTTTCTTGCTTCCCAGAAGAACCAGTTGCTGCGATTGACACCAGATGGTTCGGGCAGAGTGAGCTCCCGCCCCGTGCAACAGGGGCAGGGGATGCTGTCGGGACTGGGGCGTAGGGTCTCGTCACTCTTTGGCATTTTGACACCAACCACCGACGTTGTG CTGAATTCTGTATTGTGGGATGAGGACAATGAGTGTCTTTATACGCTGACTAATTCTAGTCTGAATAAATGGGAAGTGGATGAGACATCTGAACGGCATATTTTCAGCTGGGACTTGAACAGATCCTTGAAAGAAGATCTGGGGGATTCAATCTGG GGAGCTGATGAAAATTATGAAGCCACTAAGTCTGGAGTCAATGTGCAGTATCTGGATTTGCAGCTGAGCAA GGAGGGTCTGGTGGTTTTGACAGCAGCCTGGAACCATGGAGACGTTCCGTGCTTAATCTACTACATTTTAGCCACTGTCAAGGATAATGGCTATCACATATCCGATCAAATTAGAGTGGAGGTCACTGAATATTGTCCAGTATACCAG CCACATGAGCTGCCATGCCAGCGGTTCTTGATACCAGATTATTCGAGCCAAGCTGCATACCTCTACACGCACAATATGGTGTTTGCGTGCTGCACGGGGACAGGACGAGCAGGTCTGCCCCAggagaaacttaccctgaatatgcCAG GCGATGGTATCCTGGGTGCTGGAAGTTTTGCCGGATCGCCCGTCCTCTTCTGCAGGAACAGTGGTTTGGTTGCCGCTCGCCCAAAGGAAAGTGCGTCGATGTTACCTGAAAATATTGAAGATTCTCTGGCCTTATCGGCCTCTGAGGCAGCAGTGCAG TGTGATGTCAGACAACCATTTGAAAGAGCAGAGATGGAGCCACAGGAGGATAAAACTAAGATGTTGAAAACTGCCTTTGTGATGTATTGCAG AAAGGATATTGTTGGTGCCCAGGCCTTGTTGGAGGAAATCTTCCCATACAATGCTGAAATGGGACCAGACTCTGACCTGGACATTGCTGTGGCACAGATCAGTCTCGATCTGATCAATGATTATCCTGCCTGTGACCCACGCTGGGCTGAATCTGTACCGAATG ATGGAAGTAGgtttagcaacacctctctgctacTGCTTCATCAGCTGGAAGATAAGATGAAGGCCCATTACTGTTTGATGGAATTTCTTCAGGAT gtGGAATTACTAAATCGCCTTGAGACTGTTGTGGTGCGTGGAATCCCTATGGCAACCCGCCTCTTGCTCTGTGAACATGCCGAGAAGCTCTCTGCCGCTATTGTTCTGAAAAACCACCACACCAAGCTTCCCGACCTTGTAAATGCAGCGATTAACTATGCTCTGACCAAACAGAATGAGGGCATTCCACCGAACCTGACCCCAGCTGATGTTTTCTTCAGGGAG GTCTCCCAGATTGACGTGGCATTCGAATGCTTGTTAGAGGAAGAAGAACATTTTTTGGAGGATAACAATCCACTAAGTCTGGAGTGGGCACAGATAGTTATAAATGTTAACAACATCTTGAAG GATATGTTGCATGTAGCTGTCCACCATCGACATAATAAAAGTTCATTTTATAAGTCAGAAGAAGAGTCTGAACAGGAGCCGGAGTACATTCCCTGGACAG CATCCAGTGGTCCAACTGGTGTGAGGAATGTGATTGTACGGCAGACCGATATTGTTCTGAACAAGGTGCACCCACAAGTCGACACCGTTTTACGTAATACCCTTCTGGAGCAACTGGTGGCCCTGCTCGATTTCTATCTGGATGGCTACGTATGTCAACTTAAATCAGTGGACAAACCTACTCAGCAGGAAAGATACAATAAACTGGACTTGGAGTACACTCAGAAACGCTCACATCTTCTATCACAATTGC TTTCTCTTGGGCAGCACCAGTTGACTGCTTCACTGGCAGAGAAATACTGTGACTTCGACATCCTGATACAACTGTGTGAACAGACTGACAACCAGACCAGGCTACAGCGCTACCTGAACCAGTTTGCAGATCAG AACTTTTCCGACTTCCTGTTCCGCTGGTACATGGAAAAGGGCAAAAGGGGGAAACTTCTGTCACCGCCAGTGTCCCAGCATGCACAGCTGGCCAGCTTCCTGCAGGCTCACGAACACCTCAGCTGGCTTCATGAAATCAACGTGCAGAACTTTGAAAAG GCTCACGGGACATTACTCAATCTGGCAAACCTGGAGACACGATATTTTGCAAAGAAGAAAACTCTCCTGAGCCTCAGTAAACTGTCTGCGTGTGCTTCCGATCTCCCTGAGGACCTTCTGCAAGAGAGGATGGAGG AGCTGACTGCGCAAGAGCGATACCTTCTTCACCAGGAGACCCTGCCAATGGAGTTGCTGGATAAGAAACAGCTCAACATAGACACCATGCCTGTGTTAGCTGCTTCACAACTGATTAGT CTTTACATCAGTGATGACAACAGGAGCGCGAATGAATACGATTTCAAGAAGGCGCTTGATCTACTGAACTTTGTTGAGAAG GAAGAGGATTGCAACGCTGATATTGACATCGATGCACTGAAACTGGAAATCTTCTGCCGAGCTATTCAAAGAGATGA TTGGTCTTTCGACGCAAAGGATGATCCCGTTGAAGCTGCGAAGGGGACCATACTGATAAAGGTCATCGTAAAGCTCATGGATGAAG AAGTTCAGCTGAAATACTATTTGCCAGAAGTGAAAGACTTGCTGCTGTCAGATTATCTCGTAACCCTGAGCTCCAATTCATACTTCGAATTCCTCCTGCAAGCAAACTACGAACATTACTTAAAAGCACAATCCTGA
- the nup133 gene encoding nuclear pore complex protein Nup133 isoform X1 has product MYSPRTPAGGKRSQIGCLGSPLTRSGGGFTVQGRRSVSAGGPGLLSPAWRSSLCGRSTPTRGAQYQTVGETLNYEIRSFGSSLPVKVMEAITLAEADELLSVKISENGWAWLVCGEKLIVWKIGQMPIAKLSVCKEFQLPPCDLPYIADLVALSHLNEQCSLQSVSVMAASRQGTVCYWPSLVHEESYTEITVEFGNNEWKCLTAVIGGGFFLASQKNQLLRLTPDGSGRVSSRPVQQGQGMLSGLGRRVSSLFGILTPTTDVVLNSVLWDEDNECLYTLTNSSLNKWEVDETSERHIFSWDLNRSLKEDLGDSIWGADENYEATKSGVNVQYLDLQLSKEGLVVLTAAWNHGDVPCLIYYILATVKDNGYHISDQIRVEVTEYCPVYQPHELPCQRFLIPDYSSQAAYLYTHNMVFACCTGTGRAGLPQEKLTLNMPGDGILGAGSFAGSPVLFCRNSGLVAARPKESASMLPENIEDSLALSASEAAVQCDVRQPFERAEMEPQEDKTKMLKTAFVMYCRKDIVGAQALLEEIFPYNAEMGPDSDLDIAVAQISLDLINDYPACDPRWAESVPNDGSRFSNTSLLLLHQLEDKMKAHYCLMEFLQDVELLNRLETVVVRGIPMATRLLLCEHAEKLSAAIVLKNHHTKLPDLVNAAINYALTKQNEGIPPNLTPADVFFREVSQIDVAFECLLEEEEHFLEDNNPLSLEWAQIVINVNNILKDMLHVAVHHRHNKSSFYKSEEESEQEPEYIPWTASSGPTGVRNVIVRQTDIVLNKVHPQVDTVLRNTLLEQLVALLDFYLDGYVCQLKSVDKPTQQERYNKLDLEYTQKRSHLLSQLLSLGQHQLTASLAEKYCDFDILIQLCEQTDNQTRLQRYLNQFADQNFSDFLFRWYMEKGKRGKLLSPPVSQHAQLASFLQAHEHLSWLHEINVQNFEKAHGTLLNLANLETRYFAKKKTLLSLSKLSACASDLPEDLLQERMEELTAQERYLLHQETLPMELLDKKQLNIDTMPVLAASQLISLYISDDNRSANEYDFKKALDLLNFVEKEEDCNADIDIDALKLEIFCRAIQRDDWSFDAKDDPVEAAKGTILIKVIVKLMDEEVQLKYYLPEVKDLLLSDYLVTLSSNSYFEFLLQANYEHYLKAQS; this is encoded by the exons ATGTATTCCCCGCGGACTCCTGCCGGCGGCAAAAGGTCCCAGATAGGCTGCCTCGGGTCCCCACTGACCCGGAGCGGTGGCGGCTTCACGGTGCAGGGCCGGCGGAGCGTGTCGGCCGGCGGTCCGGGGCTTTTATCCCCCGCCTGGCGGTCCTCCCTGTGCGGCCG TTCAACCCCAACCAGAGGAGCACAGTATCAAACAGTTGGCGAGACCCTCAACTATGAAATCAGGAGTTTTGGATCTTCTCTTCCTGTTAAGGTTATGGAGGCTATAACACTAGCTGAAG CAGATGAGCTATTGAGTGTTAAAATAAGTGAAAATGGATGGGCGTGGCTAGTCTGTGGTGAAAAACTGATTGTCTGGAAGATTGGCCAGATGCCCATTGCTAAG CTGTCTGTGTGTAAAGAGTTCCAGTTGCCGCCCTGTGATCTCCCATACATTGCAGACCTGGTCGCTTTATCTCATCTGAATGAACAATGCTCCTTACAG TCTGTGTCAGTGATGGCAGCTTCCAGACAGGGAACGGTATGTTACTGGCCCAGCCTGGTCCATGAGGAATCCTACACTGAAATCACTGTGGAGTTTGGCAATAATGAGTGGAAGTGTCTGACTGCTGTAATA GGAGGTGGATTTTTTCTTGCTTCCCAGAAGAACCAGTTGCTGCGATTGACACCAGATGGTTCGGGCAGAGTGAGCTCCCGCCCCGTGCAACAGGGGCAGGGGATGCTGTCGGGACTGGGGCGTAGGGTCTCGTCACTCTTTGGCATTTTGACACCAACCACCGACGTTGTG CTGAATTCTGTATTGTGGGATGAGGACAATGAGTGTCTTTATACGCTGACTAATTCTAGTCTGAATAAATGGGAAGTGGATGAGACATCTGAACGGCATATTTTCAGCTGGGACTTGAACAGATCCTTGAAAGAAGATCTGGGGGATTCAATCTGG GGAGCTGATGAAAATTATGAAGCCACTAAGTCTGGAGTCAATGTGCAGTATCTGGATTTGCAGCTGAGCAA GGAGGGTCTGGTGGTTTTGACAGCAGCCTGGAACCATGGAGACGTTCCGTGCTTAATCTACTACATTTTAGCCACTGTCAAGGATAATGGCTATCACATATCCGATCAAATTAGAGTGGAGGTCACTGAATATTGTCCAGTATACCAG CCACATGAGCTGCCATGCCAGCGGTTCTTGATACCAGATTATTCGAGCCAAGCTGCATACCTCTACACGCACAATATGGTGTTTGCGTGCTGCACGGGGACAGGACGAGCAGGTCTGCCCCAggagaaacttaccctgaatatgcCAG GCGATGGTATCCTGGGTGCTGGAAGTTTTGCCGGATCGCCCGTCCTCTTCTGCAGGAACAGTGGTTTGGTTGCCGCTCGCCCAAAGGAAAGTGCGTCGATGTTACCTGAAAATATTGAAGATTCTCTGGCCTTATCGGCCTCTGAGGCAGCAGTGCAG TGTGATGTCAGACAACCATTTGAAAGAGCAGAGATGGAGCCACAGGAGGATAAAACTAAGATGTTGAAAACTGCCTTTGTGATGTATTGCAG AAAGGATATTGTTGGTGCCCAGGCCTTGTTGGAGGAAATCTTCCCATACAATGCTGAAATGGGACCAGACTCTGACCTGGACATTGCTGTGGCACAGATCAGTCTCGATCTGATCAATGATTATCCTGCCTGTGACCCACGCTGGGCTGAATCTGTACCGAATG ATGGAAGTAGgtttagcaacacctctctgctacTGCTTCATCAGCTGGAAGATAAGATGAAGGCCCATTACTGTTTGATGGAATTTCTTCAGGAT gtGGAATTACTAAATCGCCTTGAGACTGTTGTGGTGCGTGGAATCCCTATGGCAACCCGCCTCTTGCTCTGTGAACATGCCGAGAAGCTCTCTGCCGCTATTGTTCTGAAAAACCACCACACCAAGCTTCCCGACCTTGTAAATGCAGCGATTAACTATGCTCTGACCAAACAGAATGAGGGCATTCCACCGAACCTGACCCCAGCTGATGTTTTCTTCAGGGAG GTCTCCCAGATTGACGTGGCATTCGAATGCTTGTTAGAGGAAGAAGAACATTTTTTGGAGGATAACAATCCACTAAGTCTGGAGTGGGCACAGATAGTTATAAATGTTAACAACATCTTGAAG GATATGTTGCATGTAGCTGTCCACCATCGACATAATAAAAGTTCATTTTATAAGTCAGAAGAAGAGTCTGAACAGGAGCCGGAGTACATTCCCTGGACAG CATCCAGTGGTCCAACTGGTGTGAGGAATGTGATTGTACGGCAGACCGATATTGTTCTGAACAAGGTGCACCCACAAGTCGACACCGTTTTACGTAATACCCTTCTGGAGCAACTGGTGGCCCTGCTCGATTTCTATCTGGATGGCTACGTATGTCAACTTAAATCAGTGGACAAACCTACTCAGCAGGAAAGATACAATAAACTGGACTTGGAGTACACTCAGAAACGCTCACATCTTCTATCACAATTGC TTTCTCTTGGGCAGCACCAGTTGACTGCTTCACTGGCAGAGAAATACTGTGACTTCGACATCCTGATACAACTGTGTGAACAGACTGACAACCAGACCAGGCTACAGCGCTACCTGAACCAGTTTGCAGATCAG AACTTTTCCGACTTCCTGTTCCGCTGGTACATGGAAAAGGGCAAAAGGGGGAAACTTCTGTCACCGCCAGTGTCCCAGCATGCACAGCTGGCCAGCTTCCTGCAGGCTCACGAACACCTCAGCTGGCTTCATGAAATCAACGTGCAGAACTTTGAAAAG GCTCACGGGACATTACTCAATCTGGCAAACCTGGAGACACGATATTTTGCAAAGAAGAAAACTCTCCTGAGCCTCAGTAAACTGTCTGCGTGTGCTTCCGATCTCCCTGAGGACCTTCTGCAAGAGAGGATGGAGG AGCTGACTGCGCAAGAGCGATACCTTCTTCACCAGGAGACCCTGCCAATGGAGTTGCTGGATAAGAAACAGCTCAACATAGACACCATGCCTGTGTTAGCTGCTTCACAACTGATTAGT CTTTACATCAGTGATGACAACAGGAGCGCGAATGAATACGATTTCAAGAAGGCGCTTGATCTACTGAACTTTGTTGAGAAG GAAGAGGATTGCAACGCTGATATTGACATCGATGCACTGAAACTGGAAATCTTCTGCCGAGCTATTCAAAGAGATGA TTGGTCTTTCGACGCAAAGGATGATCCCGTTGAAGCTGCGAAGGGGACCATACTGATAAAGGTCATCGTAAAGCTCATGGATGAAG AAGTTCAGCTGAAATACTATTTGCCAGAAGTGAAAGACTTGCTGCTGTCAGATTATCTCGTAACCCTGAGCTCCAATTCATACTTCGAATTCCTCCTGCAAGCAAACTACGAACATTACTTAAAAGCACAATCCTGA